In Paenarthrobacter sp. GOM3, a single window of DNA contains:
- a CDS encoding SRPBCC domain-containing protein → MENLFSHPVSEPEPSGQSSNELEPLIVTVVVPSNVSHAFQGFTYHPHLWWPMEEESVFGVGSHVEFEENLILETAEDGRTSVWGTIDDWQPPLSFHASWYPASTPLWSTEIRVAFRAVDEGTEVRLVHDGWEGAEDPAASRASYAEGWPRVLQRYVRFMGGAVA, encoded by the coding sequence ATGGAAAACCTCTTCAGCCACCCAGTATCCGAACCCGAGCCGTCCGGGCAGTCCAGCAACGAGCTGGAACCCCTGATAGTGACCGTGGTGGTTCCATCGAACGTATCGCATGCCTTCCAAGGCTTCACCTACCATCCCCACCTGTGGTGGCCCATGGAGGAAGAAAGCGTATTTGGTGTCGGTTCGCATGTGGAGTTCGAGGAGAACCTGATCCTGGAGACAGCCGAAGACGGCCGCACCTCCGTATGGGGCACCATTGACGACTGGCAGCCTCCGTTGTCCTTCCACGCGAGCTGGTACCCCGCGAGCACACCCCTGTGGTCCACGGAGATCCGTGTTGCATTCCGAGCCGTCGATGAGGGCACGGAGGTCCGCTTGGTCCACGACGGTTGGGAAGGCGCCGAGGATCCTGCGGCATCCCGGGCTTCCTACGCTGAGGGTTGGCCTCGGGTGCTCCAGCGCTATGTGAGATTCATGGGCGGAGCCGTTGCCTAG
- a CDS encoding GNAT family N-acetyltransferase, with the protein MLKNVRLEMLADTPMAYVESLDAARRQTDAQWQQRAAAMCGEGSVTLVADGGGDDPRLTGLMRVVLKHPQEPGAATRAMLISVYVAPEHRGLGLADELLNEACRVAGESLAADRLELGVHEDNARAQAFYSRHGFRPTGASRPYPQDPSKLELVMERLL; encoded by the coding sequence TTGCTGAAGAACGTCCGCCTTGAGATGCTCGCTGACACTCCGATGGCTTACGTTGAGAGCCTGGATGCGGCACGCCGGCAGACGGATGCCCAATGGCAGCAACGAGCGGCCGCAATGTGCGGCGAGGGCAGTGTCACTTTGGTTGCGGATGGCGGCGGAGACGACCCCCGGCTTACCGGTCTGATGAGGGTGGTGCTGAAGCATCCGCAGGAGCCGGGCGCAGCAACGCGGGCAATGCTCATCAGCGTCTACGTGGCGCCCGAGCACCGCGGGTTGGGATTGGCTGATGAGCTCCTGAATGAGGCCTGCAGGGTCGCAGGGGAGTCGCTGGCCGCTGATCGTCTTGAGCTTGGCGTCCATGAGGACAACGCGCGCGCCCAAGCCTTCTACAGCCGCCATGGATTCAGGCCCACCGGGGCAAGCCGCCCCTATCCGCAGGACCCCTCCAAGCTGGAGCTTGTGATGGAACGGCTGCTGTAG
- a CDS encoding LacI family DNA-binding transcriptional regulator: MTGIKDVAERAGLSVATVSRALSGKGSVSPASRERARTAASELGFVLSYHASSLASGRTHNVGLVVPSVHRWFFSAVVEGASAALLEAGYDLTLYNIGENAAHRQSVFSDFLLRKRVDAVIAVSLELSENELQQLHAVHRPLVGIGGPLPGASTIRIDDTAIARQATNHLLGLGHTKIAHITGHEAYDQDFHLPGTRRAGFEKAMNDAGCPVRPEWIVSADFTIEGAYAAARQLLASEPERPTAVFAASDEMAIGTILAARDFGLRVPDDISVMGIDGHDLGTVLGLTTIDQDAKGQGALAVHTLLGAITNGTALEAADTQHPTRLVVRTSTAVPPAHAS; encoded by the coding sequence ATGACCGGTATCAAGGACGTTGCCGAGCGTGCAGGACTGTCCGTAGCAACGGTTTCCCGGGCCCTGAGTGGCAAAGGCAGCGTATCCCCGGCCAGCCGCGAACGTGCCCGGACCGCCGCATCCGAGCTTGGGTTCGTTCTGTCCTATCACGCATCCAGCCTGGCCTCCGGCCGGACCCACAACGTTGGCCTGGTAGTGCCCTCCGTCCACCGCTGGTTCTTTTCAGCGGTGGTGGAGGGCGCGTCGGCGGCACTGTTGGAAGCGGGCTACGACCTCACGCTCTATAACATCGGGGAGAACGCAGCCCACCGCCAGAGTGTCTTCAGCGATTTCCTTCTGCGCAAGCGTGTGGATGCGGTCATAGCGGTCTCCTTGGAACTCAGCGAAAACGAGCTCCAGCAACTCCACGCAGTGCACCGCCCGCTTGTGGGCATCGGCGGGCCATTGCCCGGGGCCTCCACCATCAGGATCGACGACACAGCGATTGCACGGCAGGCCACCAACCACCTTCTCGGCCTGGGACACACCAAGATCGCCCACATCACTGGCCATGAGGCCTACGACCAGGACTTCCACCTGCCGGGAACCCGCCGCGCTGGTTTCGAAAAAGCAATGAACGACGCCGGATGTCCGGTCAGGCCCGAATGGATCGTTTCTGCGGATTTCACCATTGAAGGCGCCTATGCCGCCGCACGGCAGTTGCTCGCCAGCGAACCGGAGCGGCCAACCGCCGTCTTCGCAGCATCGGATGAAATGGCGATCGGCACCATCCTGGCCGCACGCGACTTCGGGTTGCGCGTCCCGGACGACATCTCCGTCATGGGCATCGATGGACACGACCTGGGGACCGTCCTGGGCCTGACCACCATCGACCAGGACGCCAAGGGCCAGGGGGCCCTGGCAGTGCACACGCTCCTTGGGGCGATCACCAACGGCACGGCCCTGGAAGCTGCCGACACTCAGCACCCCACCCGGCTCGTGGTACGAACCAGCACCGCCGTTCCACCGGCCCACGCCAGCTAG
- a CDS encoding glycoside hydrolase family 13 protein: MSVDSLLSVEAYEPTAAFTQLTPVHDASNAHGWWRSAVIYQIYPRSFRDLNGDGVGDLAGITAELGQLASLGVDAVWLSPFYRSPQRDAGYDVSDYCDVDPLFGTLADFDALIAEANRLNLRVIADLVPNHCSDQHVAFQAALNAAPHSPERNMFIFRDGQGADGNEPPNNWQSHFGGSAWTRIIEADGRPGQWFLHLFDSSQPDFNWDNPAVHAEFERVLRFWLDRGISGFRVDVAHALVKAAGLPNWGGRADGNSSDGFPGQDAPMFGQPALHDIYRRWRSILEEYGPDRILCAEANVDPLPRLAQWVRPDEMHQAFNFPYLHAGLDVYRLRHTITDSLVSLDAVGAPSTWVLSNHDVVRHVSRFGYDGPGPRDGDGIGPDDLQPNEELGRRRAAAATMFMLGLPGGAYLYQGEELGLPDSTNIPAALRQDPTFSRTGGARIGRDGCRVPLPWRSEDINAGFGDGRDPWLPQPESWPALARDKQESDPASHLNLYRAMLAERAALRLGEGSLAWVEDYCSGSSLAYLNGNILVLMNTGDHPMALPPGELILRSSAAVGAEPQAADQISSGETIWLKAS, encoded by the coding sequence ATGTCCGTTGATTCATTGCTCTCAGTTGAGGCCTACGAGCCCACTGCTGCGTTCACGCAGCTAACGCCAGTCCATGACGCCTCCAACGCACACGGGTGGTGGCGTTCCGCAGTCATCTACCAGATCTATCCGCGGTCCTTCCGGGACCTCAACGGTGACGGCGTGGGAGACCTGGCCGGCATCACGGCCGAACTCGGGCAGCTTGCCAGTTTGGGCGTGGACGCCGTGTGGCTGTCGCCGTTCTATCGATCGCCCCAGAGGGACGCCGGTTACGACGTGAGCGACTACTGCGATGTCGATCCGTTGTTTGGCACCCTTGCGGACTTCGACGCACTGATCGCCGAGGCCAACAGGCTGAACCTGCGCGTTATTGCGGACCTGGTCCCCAACCACTGCTCTGACCAGCACGTCGCATTCCAGGCCGCGCTCAATGCGGCCCCTCATAGCCCTGAGCGCAACATGTTCATCTTCAGGGACGGCCAAGGAGCTGACGGCAACGAGCCGCCCAACAACTGGCAGTCGCACTTTGGCGGCTCGGCCTGGACGCGCATCATCGAGGCGGACGGGCGGCCGGGACAGTGGTTCCTGCATCTGTTCGATTCCTCGCAGCCGGACTTCAACTGGGACAATCCTGCGGTCCATGCTGAGTTTGAACGCGTGCTCCGCTTCTGGCTGGACCGCGGTATCTCCGGCTTCCGCGTGGATGTTGCCCACGCGCTGGTTAAAGCGGCAGGCCTGCCCAACTGGGGTGGTCGCGCTGACGGCAACAGCTCGGACGGCTTTCCCGGCCAGGACGCGCCCATGTTCGGCCAGCCCGCCCTGCACGACATCTACCGGCGCTGGCGTTCCATCCTGGAAGAATACGGCCCGGACCGCATCCTCTGCGCCGAAGCCAACGTGGATCCGCTCCCGCGGCTGGCGCAGTGGGTTCGCCCCGACGAGATGCACCAGGCATTCAACTTCCCCTACCTCCATGCCGGCTTGGACGTGTACCGCCTCCGCCACACCATCACTGATTCCCTGGTATCGCTTGATGCGGTTGGGGCCCCGAGTACTTGGGTGCTCTCCAACCACGATGTCGTCCGGCACGTTTCCCGCTTCGGCTACGACGGACCTGGCCCCCGCGATGGCGACGGCATAGGGCCTGACGATCTACAGCCCAACGAGGAACTCGGACGACGGCGGGCTGCCGCAGCCACCATGTTCATGCTCGGGCTGCCGGGCGGCGCCTACCTCTACCAGGGTGAGGAACTGGGCCTCCCCGATTCCACGAACATCCCCGCCGCCCTGCGGCAGGACCCTACATTCAGCCGGACGGGCGGGGCGCGCATCGGCCGCGACGGCTGCCGCGTGCCGCTGCCGTGGCGGTCCGAGGACATCAATGCCGGTTTCGGAGACGGCAGGGACCCTTGGTTGCCCCAACCCGAGTCCTGGCCCGCACTGGCGAGGGACAAGCAGGAGTCCGATCCGGCGTCGCACCTTAACCTGTACCGGGCGATGCTGGCCGAAAGGGCCGCCCTCCGGCTCGGTGAAGGGTCCCTGGCATGGGTGGAGGACTACTGCAGCGGCTCGTCGCTCGCGTACCTCAACGGAAATATCCTGGTGCTCATGAATACGGGAGACCATCCCATGGCTCTGCCCCCTGGAGAGCTGATCCTTCGCAGCTCTGCCGCCGTGGGCGCTGAACCACAGGCTGCTGATCAAATAAGCTCGGGAGAGACAATCTGGCTTAAGGCCAGCTAA
- a CDS encoding FAD-binding oxidoreductase, giving the protein MAGTSQKRTLGQGEAAQPSEAQQAFLRDLAAGLSAGNLAQDDETLSTYSADQGPMLERHLPLTVVWAESVADVQHVVRTCAAHLVPIVARGAGTGVSGGAHATEGCIVLSLERMNRILDLNPDDETAVVEPGVINADLNAAAAEHGLMYAPDPASYKMSTIGGNVATNAGGLRCAKYGVTRDSVLALDVVMADGSLLHTGHQTFKGVAGYDLTALLVGSEGTLGIVVGVTVRLKYLPREIHTIAAFYQDFRSAAAGVLAVGRARVQPAIMELLDNGTLVQLDELHGGDLQKRGKSLLLIQTDGFGAAAEADVVRQVLADGGATVTTEASAEAEMLVELRRNSRGVEVDDEFRVGEDIAVPRSRLVDFVAALEAMAERFKVRLKVVAHAGDGNLHPTFWMDRVDPATDVDALQRLNAALDESIRVGLEMGGTITGEHGVGQYKLRWLGLEQPEPVRELQRRIKELFDPQGILNPGKAI; this is encoded by the coding sequence ATGGCCGGTACATCACAGAAACGCACTCTCGGCCAGGGGGAAGCAGCCCAGCCGTCAGAAGCGCAGCAGGCGTTCCTGCGGGATCTTGCGGCAGGCCTGAGCGCCGGCAACCTGGCCCAGGATGATGAAACCCTCAGCACGTACTCCGCCGACCAAGGTCCCATGTTGGAACGGCACCTGCCCCTTACCGTCGTCTGGGCAGAGTCCGTGGCGGACGTGCAACACGTCGTCCGCACCTGCGCCGCACACCTGGTTCCCATCGTCGCCCGCGGCGCCGGAACGGGCGTCTCCGGCGGTGCGCACGCCACCGAAGGGTGCATCGTCCTAAGCCTCGAACGGATGAACCGCATCCTGGACCTCAACCCCGACGACGAGACCGCCGTCGTCGAACCCGGTGTCATCAACGCCGACCTGAACGCGGCAGCGGCCGAACACGGACTGATGTACGCTCCGGACCCCGCCAGCTACAAAATGTCCACCATCGGTGGCAACGTAGCCACCAATGCCGGGGGACTGCGCTGCGCCAAATACGGTGTAACGCGTGATTCCGTGTTGGCGCTCGACGTCGTCATGGCTGACGGCTCCCTGCTGCACACCGGCCACCAAACCTTCAAGGGCGTCGCGGGCTATGACCTGACTGCGCTGCTGGTGGGCTCCGAAGGAACACTGGGCATCGTGGTGGGTGTGACAGTTCGCCTGAAATACCTGCCGCGCGAAATCCACACCATCGCTGCGTTCTACCAGGACTTCCGCAGCGCCGCCGCAGGCGTCCTCGCTGTGGGACGGGCGCGCGTCCAGCCAGCCATCATGGAACTCCTGGACAACGGCACGCTGGTGCAACTGGACGAACTGCACGGCGGAGACCTCCAGAAACGCGGCAAGTCCCTGCTGCTCATCCAGACCGACGGTTTCGGTGCAGCCGCGGAAGCCGACGTCGTGCGGCAGGTCCTCGCCGACGGCGGCGCCACCGTTACCACCGAAGCCAGCGCCGAAGCCGAAATGCTGGTGGAATTGCGACGCAACAGCCGCGGCGTGGAAGTGGACGACGAATTCCGGGTAGGCGAAGACATCGCCGTCCCCCGCTCGCGGCTGGTGGACTTCGTAGCCGCCCTCGAAGCGATGGCCGAGCGGTTCAAGGTCCGGCTCAAGGTGGTGGCCCACGCCGGCGACGGCAACCTGCACCCCACCTTCTGGATGGACCGGGTAGACCCGGCCACGGACGTCGACGCCCTGCAACGCCTCAACGCGGCCCTGGACGAGTCCATACGGGTTGGGCTCGAGATGGGCGGGACCATCACCGGTGAGCACGGCGTTGGGCAGTACAAGCTGCGCTGGCTGGGACTGGAGCAGCCTGAGCCCGTGCGTGAACTGCAGCGGCGGATCAAGGAGCTGTTCGATCCGCAGGGGATTCTGAACCCGGGGAAGGCTATCTAG
- a CDS encoding MFS transporter → MREKRRGGAGLGPRAVTGLMLLALVMVSINLRPAITTVAGVMNQMPGVFGLDPALLPLLGTLPVLAFGISGPIGPWLARRLGTGRAVAVALMVLAAALIVRATVPALLLPGTFLAGMAIMTASVLVPQIVKANRGTGWWTGLCTMGFGLGAALGAGLVQPLERAFGGNLPSALAVWAVPALLGAFLIHRSGGRTTPVPTAGGAAGQVPGTASPLRKQRTAWAVTAFFGLQAMLYFAITSWLAVYLVSRGLSPSDAAGLLAWFSLAGLPASLLAPVLAGRPRILRIMAPGLGISVALALVGVLVAPVELQFLMVGILGVVQSAGFGLAMALVVIRSAGPQSAGRLSAMSQGFGFALASLGPLGAGLLHTMTGRWEVTFWVLAAEAVVLAGAGFLAIRGPLVSAEPAEESLQTAAKPSPVR, encoded by the coding sequence GTGCGTGAGAAGCGGCGGGGTGGGGCGGGGCTGGGTCCGAGGGCTGTGACGGGTCTGATGTTGCTCGCGCTCGTGATGGTGTCCATCAATCTTCGGCCGGCTATAACTACGGTGGCCGGGGTGATGAACCAGATGCCTGGGGTGTTCGGGCTCGATCCTGCGCTGCTCCCGCTACTGGGGACGTTGCCGGTGTTGGCCTTCGGGATTTCGGGGCCCATCGGACCGTGGCTGGCTCGACGGCTGGGGACCGGGCGGGCCGTCGCGGTGGCGCTCATGGTGCTGGCTGCGGCGTTGATCGTCCGTGCGACCGTGCCCGCCCTCCTGCTCCCGGGCACTTTCCTGGCTGGCATGGCCATCATGACCGCCAGCGTGCTGGTTCCCCAGATCGTCAAAGCCAATCGGGGAACAGGCTGGTGGACGGGTCTTTGCACCATGGGATTCGGACTGGGCGCCGCGCTTGGTGCCGGACTGGTCCAGCCACTGGAAAGGGCATTCGGCGGAAACCTGCCGTCAGCACTTGCCGTCTGGGCGGTGCCGGCCCTGTTGGGAGCCTTCCTGATCCACCGTTCCGGAGGACGTACGACGCCGGTACCCACCGCGGGCGGAGCAGCCGGCCAGGTGCCTGGTACAGCCAGTCCACTCAGGAAGCAGCGCACGGCCTGGGCCGTCACGGCGTTCTTCGGGTTGCAGGCCATGCTCTACTTCGCCATCACGTCATGGCTGGCTGTGTACCTGGTGTCCCGGGGGCTCTCGCCTTCGGATGCTGCGGGCTTACTGGCATGGTTCAGCCTCGCTGGGTTGCCGGCCAGCCTCCTTGCTCCCGTCTTGGCCGGCCGTCCCCGGATACTCCGCATCATGGCACCGGGACTCGGCATATCCGTGGCCCTCGCACTCGTGGGCGTGCTGGTGGCACCAGTCGAGCTGCAGTTCCTCATGGTCGGCATACTCGGCGTTGTCCAAAGCGCAGGTTTTGGCCTGGCCATGGCGCTGGTGGTGATCCGCTCAGCGGGGCCGCAGTCAGCCGGGCGGCTCTCGGCCATGAGCCAAGGGTTCGGCTTTGCGCTCGCTTCGCTCGGCCCCTTGGGCGCCGGGTTGCTCCACACCATGACGGGCCGGTGGGAAGTAACGTTCTGGGTGCTCGCGGCCGAGGCTGTTGTGCTGGCCGGGGCAGGCTTCCTTGCCATCCGTGGGCCCCTGGTGAGTGCCGAACCGGCGGAGGAATCCCTGCAAACCGCGGCGAAGCCATCACCGGTTCGCTGA
- a CDS encoding pyridoxamine 5'-phosphate oxidase family protein, translating into MTNSPSGTNQPATPATEVLETNECWELLRGVSVGRLAVWVDDHPDIFPVNYKVDHGTMVFRTGEGTKLHAALTDTPVAIEADGVNSETGVAWSVVVKGQASAVKLTQDVLDTIGLLLFPWEAGQKDQFIRITPGEVTGRRFTVTPAVTWWTPLDDAPTARSE; encoded by the coding sequence ATGACGAACTCACCATCAGGGACGAACCAACCGGCCACACCAGCTACGGAAGTCCTTGAAACCAACGAATGTTGGGAGCTCCTTCGCGGTGTTTCAGTGGGCAGGCTTGCCGTTTGGGTGGATGATCACCCCGACATCTTCCCCGTGAACTACAAAGTGGACCACGGAACCATGGTCTTCAGAACCGGCGAAGGAACCAAGCTCCATGCGGCCCTCACCGACACCCCGGTGGCCATTGAGGCTGATGGGGTGAACTCCGAAACCGGCGTGGCGTGGAGCGTAGTGGTCAAGGGCCAGGCGTCCGCGGTGAAGCTGACCCAGGACGTGCTGGATACCATCGGGCTCCTGCTGTTTCCGTGGGAAGCCGGCCAGAAGGACCAGTTCATACGGATCACTCCCGGCGAGGTCACGGGCCGTCGCTTCACGGTCACGCCAGCTGTGACGTGGTGGACGCCTTTGGATGACGCACCAACTGCACGAAGCGAATAG
- a CDS encoding amidohydrolase family protein → MNTLIRAVRPWGHELSDVSIVSGETGGKITAVEPHDPARAVPESVTVVEGRGRLLLPSFSDVHVHLDSTRIGLPFREHTGGPGVWTMMMNDRLNWRNAEVPLQERVNDTLGRMIARGTTRVRSYAQVDVDCRLERFEAVAAAKEKFSAQASVDIIAFPQAGLLLEEGTVELMEDALKAGANVMGGIDPCTLDRDPAKHLDIVFGLAEKYQVPIDIHLHEPGELGVFSTDLVLERTRALGMQGKVTMSHAYQLGSVNEATTRRLVDAFAELDVSLASVAPSAAGQLPIPLLTEAGVRLGLGEDGQRDYWSPYGNTDMLDRTWQLAFTHGFRKDELIEHCLAIATIGGASILDPSATRLKDTAHRPGVEVGDPADLLLVDGETVASTVMDRGKDRTVIHAGRVVADQLELV, encoded by the coding sequence TTGAACACCCTGATCCGCGCCGTTCGCCCGTGGGGGCATGAGCTCAGCGACGTCAGCATTGTTTCGGGCGAAACAGGCGGCAAGATCACCGCCGTCGAACCTCATGACCCTGCCCGTGCAGTTCCGGAAAGCGTCACCGTGGTGGAAGGCCGTGGACGGCTACTCCTCCCGTCCTTCTCCGATGTCCATGTGCACCTCGATTCGACCCGCATCGGCTTGCCGTTCCGCGAGCACACCGGTGGTCCGGGCGTGTGGACCATGATGATGAATGATCGCCTGAACTGGCGCAACGCCGAGGTCCCGCTGCAGGAACGCGTCAACGACACCCTGGGCCGGATGATCGCGCGCGGCACCACCCGGGTGCGCTCGTACGCGCAGGTGGATGTGGACTGCAGACTGGAACGCTTCGAGGCGGTGGCTGCTGCCAAGGAGAAGTTTTCGGCTCAGGCATCCGTGGACATCATCGCTTTCCCCCAGGCCGGGTTGCTGTTGGAAGAAGGCACAGTGGAACTCATGGAGGACGCGCTGAAGGCCGGCGCCAACGTCATGGGCGGCATCGATCCCTGCACCTTGGACCGGGATCCGGCGAAACACCTGGACATCGTGTTCGGCCTGGCCGAGAAATACCAGGTTCCCATCGATATCCACCTCCACGAGCCAGGCGAGCTGGGCGTCTTCAGCACCGATCTGGTGCTCGAGCGCACCCGGGCGCTGGGCATGCAAGGCAAAGTGACCATGTCCCACGCCTACCAACTGGGCAGCGTCAACGAGGCCACTACCCGCCGGCTCGTTGACGCGTTCGCAGAGCTGGACGTTTCCTTGGCCTCGGTCGCTCCCTCCGCTGCAGGCCAATTGCCCATCCCGCTCCTCACCGAGGCCGGTGTCCGATTGGGCCTCGGCGAAGACGGCCAACGCGATTACTGGTCCCCCTACGGCAACACGGACATGCTGGACCGTACATGGCAGCTCGCGTTCACGCACGGTTTCCGCAAGGACGAGCTGATCGAGCACTGCCTGGCCATCGCCACGATCGGTGGCGCGAGCATCCTTGACCCAAGCGCTACCCGGCTCAAGGACACGGCCCACCGACCCGGCGTCGAAGTCGGCGATCCTGCCGATCTGCTCCTGGTGGACGGCGAAACGGTGGCCTCCACGGTGATGGACCGCGGCAAGGACCGCACCGTGATCCATGCAGGCCGGGTTGTGGCTGACCAGCTGGAACTCGTCTAG